The DNA region ctatccagTTCATGGATATCAAATATTTAGTGGGATGTGGGCCAggaacaggcaaatgggacttgattggatggggcatcttggtcagcatggatgtgttgggcggaagggccagtTCCCATGCTGAATGTCTCTATTTCTCTTGGCTATGGAGTAGTAAAGCAGGAATTATAATTCTAACCAATGGGGTCCATTATTCTATACCCACACTGCCAAATTAACCCACCTTTACTGTTCTTGTCACATCTTCCCGCTCCCCTGTCACAATGGTTCTAGCCTCAACAGCCCAAGGGAAAACTGCACAAAAGCTCAATTCCCCCTCAGCCCAGGCTCCATGGCAACACCTgacgagtcctgacccaaaatgtcttatgaggagaaggcaggagagtggggttgagagggaaaattagatcagccatgatctaatggcagagtagacttgatgggccaaatggcctaagtctgctcctgtAACATATGAATTCAGTTATCAGGAATGCCTACACTGGCCTACAACGCCCTCAAGGTccgctgcaggaggcacccccggcAAACAAAGGTGGACGCTCGAGGAGAGGAACGAGGCGTCGAAGGGAGGTGGCTGGAGGCCTGCAATAACGTGACTTGCCTGGAACTAGAgcatggactttgaaaatggcggccaaacatggcgcctcttgcacgcgggctcagtggactatttctgtacacttgttaATCCAGGATCGGGGCATGCCAAGAATCTGCTCGACTGTTTGTATGAAAAATAATCTTACTGTGACAGCACTtcacacatgtaacaataaaagcACCCACTGAAATCTTTTCTCCACCCTTTCCAGATTAACAACAGGTTTAatgcaacagggtgaccaaaatacaTGCCAGGGCTAATATTTGAACCAATAGCTTCTATCTTTAGCAAGAGAGCCACTGAATAGATTAAAGCAACACTTGATATTGCATTGAAAGAGATATACCTGTATGATTACAgtgatattttattttatttaatgcaCCATTAATACAAATCAGAAATAATCAcattaaaatagtttaaaaaaacattagctCTGACTCATCAATCCCAACTGTTTAACAACTTGTTGATGTTAGTGGTTTTGACAGTAAGAACGTTACACTTCCAAACACACTCCCCCAGTCTCCACCTCCCCAACTTCTTacaccttctcaactccagctccCTCCCACCTTCGCAAGTTGTGTTTGCAGTCACTTTTTCTTTTTGCAAACTTCCCCTGGAGCAAATTGCAAGAAGGAAAAAAATATACAGACGTTTTGCTTCAAAGAGTCCTCGTATCTCAACGAGTATTAATAGGACTATTATTCACTGGGCTATACAACAGCCTCGAGAAATCACTGCCTAAATTCGTCACTGCTTGGAAAAAACAGAAATCAACTCATAACTTGGACTCGGTTAGATCCATTACACTTTTGCAAACTgaggagtgggaaggggaatttCAAGCTGTTTTTGAAACATTAAGTAGAAACAAGCCAAATTGAATTGCGACCAATGCAACGTGTTCAGGACATGAAggttttaaaagaaaaaagatATACGAAACAAACTAATGTCCTGAACAGAAGTTCACAGTTCCAAAACGTTACTAATGTTCCACTCTTCCATTAGCTTGAAGAATCCTTCCCCAAACCTTCCAAAGtcacagagtcaaatatcataaaAGCATTAGCCAAACAGAGATTCTCGATCATCACCACAAGATGGATCCGAATATTAGTGCAAATCTTTATTATTCTATTGAGTTGTTGACACAGGGACCAGTGTTACACAGCTTTTGCAAATCCAACTCGGTTGTTGTCTCGATCAAATTGGGTGTAATATTGCCCAATAAAGACGTCCCCGAGAATCCAGAGGGGGCCAGCGGGAGGGGGGATGTCAAGAGCCATGAATCCACTCAGGCAGATGGTCATTCCAGCCTGTTGTTCCTGGAAAGGAGCAGTGAATAATGGTGTTAAAAAAAACCTACATCGAAAGGCAAGTGCCTACATAGCAAGAACACTCCCTCCACCAACAACTATAAGCAAGACCCCAGGAAACTGCAGAGTTTTCGtgagaccataagacattggagcagatttaggccatttaggcccatcgagtcatgagaggaaaagatagggtaaatgcacagtgtatTTTACCAAGaatagtggaatcgagaaccagaggacattggtttcaggagagaggagaaagatttaataggaacctgtggggcaacgtttttcttttcacaaaagacagtgggggtagggaacgagctgccggaggaggtagttaaagcagctcactgtcacaatgtttagACAGGTAAATAGATTGGACAGGcttcgaggaatatgggccaaatgcaggaaggtgggattagtggagatggggcaagttggtctgtgtgggcacgtttggcctcagaataaaaggatgtacctttagaaagcagatgaggaggaatttctttagccagagggtggtgaatctgtggaattcattgccacagacaggtgtggaggctaagtcaatggatattttttaaggcggagattgacagattcgtgttcagtaagggtgtcaggggttatgaggaaaaggcaggagaatggggttgagagggaaagacagatcagctatgattgaatgacagagtagacttgatgggctgaatggcctaattctgctccgataacttatgaactacATTGGTCCATCCCCATTCAATCTGGTTGCAGATAGTTTGAATCAGATCTTTTAAGAGTCAGGGAGACCAGACACTGCCCATCTATCAATTTTCCTACAGACTATCATTAATAAATCTCATGGAAATAGCCCTTTAGACTGAATACCCACCTTAAGGACATACTGCGCTGCAGTCAAAGTGAAGCTCTTCTTTCTCATGATAAAGTTGacaggagggagtgtggagactTTGTTACAATCAATTTTGTACTGTGGGAGAGAAAACGTCAGCGATAAATTGTCTAGAGAGCAATTACAGTATTAGCGTTTCAGAAGAATGTTTTATGAAATAATGGATGCTTGTGATCTTCAATGATACGTTACTGTCGCATGTACCGaagcacagtgaaatgctttgccttTGAATACAACCAGGTaacatcatacagcagacctcacctagtcaGCACAAAAGTGTTGCCACGTTTTGGCagcaacaaagttacaaatgttCATCGTGCAGTCCAATATATGCCTGCCGCCGCATGTGGCAGTAGGCCTTagacacctccccccctccccactccagccCCGTCAGGTCCCCATTCACTCtcgaccctctcccccccccccccccccccatgggtcCCCTTCGAGACATTGCAAtcctttaaaaatatgttttccgCAAAGTCTCTGATTGTTACCattttcccccctttcccccccgtcAGAAAAATCTTTGCGATCCTAAAATGGCAAAGGTTTATTCATAAGCATTGATGATAAGCAATTCTAAACTGGATAGCTATTTTatgatagacacgaagtgctggagtaacttgcttgcgcaagcccagaaccaggggccacagtttaagaataaagggtaggccatttagaacggagatgaggaaaaactttttcagtcagagagttgtgaatctgtggaattctctgcctcagaaggcagtggaggccaatttgaatgcattcaagagagagctagatagagctcttaaggatagcggagtcaaggggtatggggagaaggtaggaatggggttgtagtgggtctggacgcggcaggaatcaggcaagatgccaggtgaggattaacaataactttaatgcagcatcagaacatccactctcttcagtctcccgcACGAGTAAACTCTAGCCCCCGTAGCCCCAGACTGCTctacagccctgtccactcagtgccgaggggaatgacccagggagtggcctaacccccgggcaccgccacaggaccTCCCCCCCAACAACTGGAgacacgaaacggacagggggacgtatgagacgaccagcccgCAGGAACTGGAACCACCCCGTCAGGGGAAGACAACCGCGGGGAGGCTGGGGGTAAAGGCCGGGAtgcaggacgaccccgagggcgaggccgcgccaggAGGACctgctggctaatgtccacgtgcgccggcttcagccgcgaaatagagactgtctcaggacgacccccatgtccaaaacaaaggtggcAGAGCCATGCTCGAGCACCTTGAACGGTCCTTCATACGGCCGCTGAAGGGGCGTCCGGTGAGCATCCCGTCGCAGGAAAACAAGCGGAGCACCAGACCCCTctacagccctgtccactcagtgccgagggggatgacccagggagtggcctaatccccctctgtccactcagtgccgagggggatgactcAGGAAGTGGCCtaacccccgggcaccgccacggggtactgattgagaatgatcagccatgatcacattgaatggcggtgctggctcgaagggccgcatggcctactcctgcacctattgtaactcagtgggtcaggcagcatctttagagaaaaatgatgggtgatgtttcgggttgggatccttcttcagtctgaagaagggtctcgacctgaaacgtcacgcacgCTTTCCcctaaggtggcacagtggcgcagcagtagagctgctgcctcacagcgccagagacccaggttcgaccctgacctcaggtgctgtctgtacggagtttttttacattctccccgtgggttttctccaggagccacagtttgctcccgcactccaaagacgtacaggtttgtaggctaattggctaggtccaagtgtaaattgtccccagtgtgtataggatagtgctagtgcggtCGGCAATTATACACAATTATaccctgcgctgtaaggcagcaactctaccgctgcgccaccgtatcgctgcgccaccgtactgctgcgccaccgtaccgctccCTCCCCTCGTTGGGCcagcggctttgacagtctgccGCAAACTCACTGCTGGCGCAAGTGATCACGTGGTTTCAGAAGCGAAAGAGTATTTCTTGCAGAAATTAGAAACACAGTTCCTCACCTCTCCCTGAGTAATTAGTACAGCTCCGATGACCTTGTGCAGACTTTCAATTTCAGCCTTTGGACCTGTGATCATTGAAGTTCCTGTGTCCACAATAGCTGAACACCCTCCTTTGCACAGAGTCAATGTATCACCAACAGCAATTCTGAAAAGAAAAACACACAAACAGTAAGTGTACGGTAGTTTTGAAGTTTAGCttggagagacagcgtggaaatgggcccttcggcccaccaagtccaatgctcaccccgtacaccatttctatccgacacactagggacaatttgcagatgccaattcTGCACGTCTTTACATTGTGGGGGGAAAACGGAGCCGCACGGAGAaagtccacgtggtcacagggagagtgtgaaaACTTCATACCGACAGCACACGCAGTCAgtttcaaacctgggtctctggcgctgtaaggctgcagctttaccgctgcgccactgtgccgccatattTATTGCATATAACAACCCTAGCCATATCTTGTAGTGTACCAAGATATCTTGTTTACAAATGCAAAATTACAAGTCCCAAAACAAATGGAGTGGTggggctactgcctcacagcaccagagaccagagtttgatggtgaccttgggcgctgtctgcgtggaggttgcacgtttgccctgcgaccgcgtgggtttcctccggatgttccggtttcctcccacatctcaaagacgtgcaggtttgtaggttaattggcctttgtaaattgtccctggtgtttagggagtggatgtgaaagtgggattacaaagaactagtgtgaacaggtgatcgatggtcaatagacaataggtgcaggagtaggccattcggcccttcaagctagcaccgccattcaatgtgatcatggctgagtcgATGCTGAtcatggtcagcgtagactcggtggttgaagggcctgtttccacgctgcatctccaaacaaaCAAGACTATAAATACAGTTTGAATTTATGCAAGCTCTCTATGATATAGAACAAAAAAAATAACAGTAAGAATTAAATGCCATTGGGCCAAAAATGTATTTGAATTGGAACACACACTCAAAGCTGTCTGGCAGAGACTAATATAACACaatgtaattttaattttaaaatgtttgaaAATTTATGAGTGTAAATATGCAAATATGAACAACAAACATCCATATCTTCACACAAAACGACGCAGGATGTACAATTTCCCTGCAATATTAACGTTCTGCTATGAGACGGTGATAAAATGGTTTAATTGAAGGGCTCTACAATTTATGATACACATCCTACCCAGGTATCTGGAGAATAGAGGAACATACACCAGTAcaacacggtagcacagcggtagagttgctgctttacagcgaatgcagcgccggagactcaggttcgatcctgactacgggtgctgcactgtaaggagtttgtacgttctccccgtgacctgcgtgggttttctccgagatcttcggtttcctcccacactccaaagacgtacaggtatgtaggttaattggctgggtaaaatgtaaaaaaattgtccctagtgggtgtaggatagtgttaatgtgcggggatcactgggcggcgcggacttggagggccaaaaaggcctgtttccggctgtatatatatgatatgatatgatatgaacacagGAACATGCCTTTCGACCCACAACATCTGTACCAAgtgtgatgccaagataaactaatctcatctgcctgcacatgatctacacccctccgttccctgcacttccatctgcctatctaaaagcctctatcgTAATcacctccaccactacccttggCAGCGCATTGCAGCAATCTACCACACACCGTGTACAAAAAACTTACCTTACGCATTTCCCTTTTAGCATtggatcactggatggatttaagagagagttagatagagctctaggggctagtggaatcaagggatatggggagaaggcaggcatgggttattgattgtggacgatcagccatgatcactatgaatggtggcggtggcgctggctcgaagggccgaatggcctcctcctgcacctattttctatgtttctatgcacctcTCACTTTTTGGCTCTGCCCTTTAGTCTTTAACCTTTCCACACTgacaaaaaggttctgaatgtctgccctatctacgcctctcataacgttatctacatctatcaggtctccaacCTTTAGCTTTCTAGAGAAATCAAAGAaatctgtccaaactctccttgcacttaataccccctaatcccgtcattctggtaaacctcttctgcacctgctCCAAAGCGTCCACATCCTTCTGTAATTTGACAactagaaatgcacacaatactccaaatgtggcatatCCAACCCACCAACAACTCAagggcagtcctgagctactatctacctcattggagaccctcggactatctttgaaagGACTttaattgcactaaacgttattcacgttattccctttctcgtgtacctgtacaccgtggatggctcaattgtaatcatgtatggtctttccgctgactggttagcacgcaacaaaagcttttcaccgtacctatgTGACATCAACTTAACCAAAACCAAACAGAgcttcatcatgacttcctgactcttaactcaatgccccaaccaatgaaggaagTGTCCATAAGCCTTCTTCACACTATCCTGTCTTGCCAATTTCAGGGTGTTGTGGAtttagaccccaagatccctctgcacctcAGTGTTGCTAAGGGTCTTAGAGTAGAAGGTTCAATCAAGCGACAAGACAAAAAgtagtttttaattattttgcgtTACAATAGGCAACGTCCTACACTTTCTCTAAATGTGACTCCAAACACGATGAACTGAGGTGGCATTCTCAAGAATCACAGGGTTGGCcatgtacaagatgttggcgaggccgcctttgaagtattgtgttcagtttaggccACCCTgatttggaaagatgttgtcaagtcggaaacagtgcagagaagatttaagaggatattCCCAAGATTTGTGgggctgagctccagggagaggttgggcaggctgggactttatttcctAAGGAGGCTCTGGAGGTGCACAAGatgatgaggggaattgataggatgaATGCGCAGAATCTTACCCAGAGCCGAGGAATCAggagacaaaggttcaaggtgacatgggcaagatttaatagggaccagaGGGATAACTTGtttaaacacagagggtggtgggtacatggaatgagctgccagaggaggtagttgaggcaggtccattAACAACTTTTAAATGACATTTTGagtaggtacatggacaggaaaggtttaagagGGGTATGGGataaacgcaggcatgtgggactagtgcagatggggcattttggttgacatgggcaagttgggcctgtttccatgctgtatgactctctatgtGCCATACAATACCACAGAACACACTTCATTTGAACATATTGCACAGCAAAGCTTCAGAAGTATGTTTGAATAACCCAAAGCGAATCGTGAACTCGCAAAAGATCTTACTCATCCATCTGGATCTGCCAGTATGCCTTACGGATTACGTTCATGAAGAAGAAATCCCCGGTGTAATACTTTGGATCTGTGCCACCCAACAAGAGTTCACCTCCAGGCTGAGTGTCTGGATTCCTAGAAGGAGCACAAAAACATCATCACCATCACCACTGAAGAACACAGTGATTGAACAGAAAGTATCAAAGGATTTTCCAAATGGCTCAGATGTTCTAtaaaagggtcccgatccgaagcaATCTCCAttcctttttcccccagagatgctgtctgacccgccgagttacttcagcattttgtgtctatctttgttctaTAAAGACCACTTATTGTTACTGTTCTgttattgttaaaaaaaaaagggcggcacagtggaacattggtcgagttgctgcctcacagcgccagagacctaggttcgatcctgactacgggtgctgtctgtatggagtttgtactttctccctgtgaccgtgtgggttttctccgggtgctctggtttcttcccacactccgaggacatacaggtttgtatgttaattgggtatggtaaagattgtaaattgtatctagtgtgtaggatagtgctagtgtacggggtgattgctggttggcgcggtcaTGGCCAAACTacttttaaactaaactactttctAAACTACTAcggtctaaactaaaccactttctccacaactcatcccttcccacccaaaccgcacccccctcccccccaggcactttcccctgcaaccgcaggagatgtaacactggTCCCCACATCTCCTCTCTCACATGCATCCAGCGaccccagcagctcttccaggtgagatagaggttcacatgcatcCCTTCAAAACTTCCTAACTGTATTCGGTGCTCCCGATgttgcctcctttacatcagcaaaACCTAGCAATGGACTAGGCAACGGCTTTACGGAACACTTGTGTTCAGCCCGCtacggcctgctggatctcccagtcgctaaccattttaacttcccttcccatccccataTTGAACcgctgggcctcccccattgccagagtgaggccatgcgcaaactggagaaacagcatcttgtATTCTGCTTAGGAAGCTTACAATCTAATGGTTCAATCCATTGAATTCTCAATTTTTAAGTAAtaaccccccacctccctccctccgctccctTTCCAGTACCTACCACTCCAGTGAGCACCcacttctcccactatcctgcccacATCATTTGTTTCTTTCAACTCCTTTGTACGCACATCTCccatccctcatttccctttcattCCTCTCTGTCTTTCCTCTCCCTCTTGCTGGCTTTCACCAATATCCTTCCCTCTAACTTTCACTCTTCCTCTActctatctgacacccttttgtttccttttcacctctagcctttgtcacttactccaccctgctgcaaatcaaccccccccccccctccaccctcaccggtatccacctatcactcagtaaagaaacaaggaactgcagacgctggtttatgccaaagatagacacaaaatgcaggagttactcagcgggtcatgcagcatctctggagaacaaagctttttatccagagatgctgcccgagcccctaagttactccagcactttatgtctatccacCTGCCACGTGCTTGGCTTTGtcatttcccccccaccccctccaccacctGCCTTTTCCAGCTTCCAGTGATCAGTGTGAAGACATGAAACATCTCCtgtccacatcctccagagatgtcgcctgacccactgagttccactggAGCTCTTttgctcaggtttccagcatctgcagttcattgcacCTCTGTCCTAAATACCAGGTGCGCTGAGAACTGGAACATACTTGCGATGGGGACATCTTACCTGTTCAAGTAGAAGGAGAACACGTTGCGTTCTACCAATTTCTGCTTCATGATATTGTCGAATACTGGGACCGCACCAGCGACTGAGATACATGGGTAGGCCATGCCGAGAATGCCGTCGAATTTGGCAGCGATGAAGGTGGCGCCAGGCTGCGAGATGGCCTCCCCGAACGACTGATTCTTGACTATGATATCACCGATCTGCAGATCAGAGCAGAggcaatcttcatttaatagcaaGAGGAGCGGTGGAGCAAGCCCACAGCATGGCCAGGCCAGGTCAACCCCTGCAACACCGGCCCAGTGCcgttgccaggacaacgggcctttgagGCCAAGATAAGACGCTGTACTATTAAGAACTTTGAAATTTGAAGGACACAAGTTAGGTCCAGAAACGcggtgactctttgtgtactgcctgggtgaagaatactttgtgtactgcctgggtgaagaatactttgtgtactgcctgggtgaagaatactttgtgtactgcctgggtgaagaatactttgtgtactgcctgggtgaagaatactttgtgtactgcctgggtgaagAATACTTTTTGTACCGCCTGGGTGAAGAATACTTTTTGTACCGCCTGGGTGAAGAATactttgtgtactgcctgggtgaagaatactttgtgtactgcctgggtgaagAATACTTTGTGTACCGCCTGGGTGAAGAATACTTTTCTTGCACTACAattgttgcacttttgtacttatctatgattgtgcttaaCTACAGTataattttactggattgtatgcaacacaaagaatttcactatactcaagtacatgtgactataaaataTCATTAAATTTTACCACCACATCCGACTTTTTAAAACACTCCCACCTCGGTTTGCAATTgggagctggtagagccgctgcctcacagtgtgggagatccgggttcgatcctgactacgggtgctgtctgagtgtggaatttgcacattctcctgtgaccacatgggtttctgccaggtgctctggtttcctcccacattccaaaatggtgcgggtttgtaggttaattggccctccgtgaattgccctttgtgtgtagggagtgagtgagagagggataacatagaactagtgtgaatgggtgatcgatggtcgacgtggactcgatgggccgaagggcctttttttcaTGATGCGTCTTTCAATCAAGAAAAATCCTTGAACTTGGCAAACTGGCAGATTAAAGGAGAAAGTAGATACTCGAATTGTGTTTAATCCAACAACACAGGAGAAATGCAGGACAGAAGTGAAACAGGGATGGCAAATGTCTACACGAATCATGGATTCACACATGGTGTTAAAGaggactgcatctctaaaacccaGGTGATAATGAacatggaatacagcgtagcaaagtgtggagtcatgcattttggtagtagggatgaagactattttctaaatggggagataatgCAGAAATCGGAGGTTAAAAGGTAGAgttaccggagacccgggttcgatcccgactacgggtgctgtctgcatggaatttgtacgttctccctgtgacctcatggattttctccgagatcttcagtttcctcccacactccaaagacgtacaggtttgttggtaaattgggttggtacaagtgtaaattgtccctcgtgtgtgtagagtagtgttaatgtgcggggatcgctggtcagcgtggactcgatgggccgaagggcctgtttccaggccgtatctctaaactaaactaaagacttggGACTGCTGTTCAggtttcccaaaaagttaatttgcaagtcaaatcgatAGTAATGatagtggggtcagggggtatggggagtgggcaagaacggggtactgattgtgaatgatcagccacgatcacattgaatggcggtgctggctcgaagggccgaatggcctactcctgcacctattgtcaattgtaagaaaggcaaatgcaatgctagcatttatttcgagagggctggaatataaaaacagggaggcAATGCTGAGGCTTAattaggcactggtcaggctgcatttgaagaattgtgagcagttctgggccgtatctaaggaaagatgtgctggagagggtcaatgggtcaatagacaataggtgcaggagtaggccattcggcccttcaggccagaaccaccattcaatgtgatcatggctgatcattcgcaatcagtaccccattcctgccttctccccataacccctgactccactatccttaagagctctatctagctctctcgaatacattcagagaattggcctccactgccttctgaggcagagaattccacagattcacaactctctgactgaaaaagtttttcctcatctctgttctaaatggcctacccctta from Rhinoraja longicauda isolate Sanriku21f chromosome 18, sRhiLon1.1, whole genome shotgun sequence includes:
- the ctsd gene encoding cathepsin D, encoding MKLASSLVLLQLTATAVCDGLLRIPLKKFRSIRRTFTDTGNSIDELLARDQHSKYNLGFPQSAEPTPETLKNYLDAQYYGEIGIGTPTQTFTVIFDTGSSNLWVPSIHCSVLDIACLLHRKYDSSKSGTYVKNGTKFSIQYGSGSLSGYLSQDVITIGDIIVKNQSFGEAISQPGATFIAAKFDGILGMAYPCISVAGAVPVFDNIMKQKLVERNVFSFYLNRNPDTQPGGELLLGGTDPKYYTGDFFFMNVIRKAYWQIQMDEIAVGDTLTLCKGGCSAIVDTGTSMITGPKAEIESLHKVIGAVLITQGEYKIDCNKVSTLPPVNFIMRKKSFTLTAAQYVLKEQQAGMTICLSGFMALDIPPPAGPLWILGDVFIGQYYTQFDRDNNRVGFAKAV